From the genome of Tachysurus fulvidraco isolate hzauxx_2018 chromosome 14, HZAU_PFXX_2.0, whole genome shotgun sequence:
CCACTAATGTAACAGCTGACTAAACTGAAGTCACTTTAGGGTTCAGCACCAATCAAAGAGATACCTCTGGAACATATGCTATATATATTGCTACTCTTCATACCAACTTCATTGTTGGCATAGTAGTTAAGCtagaattaaatgttaaatcaaTCCACTCTTTTTCCCCACGTCATATGATATGATCCAAACAGTTGCATACACTCACTATGTATGTCTGCCATTAAGATTTATTCCACTATTATTTTGAAGCACaacattattcttattattatataacgtTGTATCTCAATTGTGTTTCAcaaaaattctaattaaaaagTGGATTCACCTAATTTGTTTGAAATCAAATATCCTTATTTACAATAGGCAAATTATTCCTATTTCTTACCTTGGTGATTATTGTTAAATCATATCGTTACAAGGTTATTTTATCCACTGGTGCTGGTGtcccatttaaaatgaatttaaaaataataattttaaataatagaacTAACAGAATTAATTTACTCATCTTGATTCTTTTTAATGTAtaatcaatataaaataaagtaaaaataaattgcCTATATAATGTCtatttaatacataaaataaattgttatggtatattaaaaataaaccacaattataaaaataatttgaataCAAAATTACATTTCTTGCAGTTAAAGTATTTCACTTTTTCTGGTGGTCGTTCTGTCTCGACAGGTGAACCTTGAGGGTTACTGTTCCCAACTGgacacaaatacaatacaaaacaaggTCACTTTACAAAAaatccactagagggcagtattgtaaaacagagatttttttttacaaaccaACATTCACATTTAAAATTGATTACCAATTAACTTTGTAAATTTTGCATTATACATTAACTTGTGAATTATGTATttacgcaaaaaaaaaacatttaaaatcaataaaattaaacagGCTTAGGCtgtgcatttattttcattgctTCACTTTACATTTTGTAACACATAGTAACATtcagaataaaagaaatatttatttttgatgtaaataaataatacaaaatataaataatagtgTAATGGGCTTTATTAGGATCTAatgacattatatataataaaaatcagttTAGAAAGTCTTTcacaatgacattttaatgCCGATTTGTAGccttgaaaagaaaatatacttccttaaacaaatttgtttttttacgtAGAGAGTCTTTGTCAGTAATTCTGCACACGGCTTAAAAAGCGGTCTGGTCCTGTGATGTGGCCCAGTAACGGTGCCCTTCGTGTAAATCCGGTTTCCTTGGAATAACCAGGAATAACGGTGCGCCTCCTGAATCCATGGCCGTATTCCAAATAACACCCCATACCCTGCCCCAGAACACTACTTAGGGCACTGAAAACCGGGTTATACACACCAGCTAGTGCACTCAATCTACAGAAGGTGATCATTTGGAACTCGACCCATGTCAAATTCTTGTGCGGCTTGAGAAGCGGTTCTGAAGGAACAGCTGTAAGACCACAGGAAAGCACAGGAACAGCTTTGGTCTACAAGGTATTTCTGGACTTTGGGTTATTATTTATGGAGCAGAAGACTAATGACACGAGTGTCGCTGAACGGAATAAAAAGCTCAATCGCCCGTTTTCGGTCGATTCCCGTGAAGCAGCCCTCCgctaagctaactagctaaaGCTAATCATTCCCACAAACAATAGGAAAAGCAGCTTCGCACGGGAAAGTCAGCTTGGTTTATTTACGTCGTCTTCACCTGACGAAACGTTTACTGGGACATGTTACTCATAAACACGGCGCTTTTCTATGAACTATCGAATCCATGGAAGCGTTTGCGACTCGTAACTTTCTTTGTATATGTTTAATAATGAAATCTACAGACCGAGACAGCTAGCTAGCGTGGCGTCGCTAGTTCACAAGGCAGCTGGTCACTGATACAACCGGGACCAACATATTTTGCCTATTAGTTGTTTTGCACCAAATACGGTTCCAGCAATAAATAAGCACACAATGTGGTCAACTTAACAGTTCCTAGTTgtgtaaaaatgagataatgtaagtcgctctggataaggacgtctgccaaatagtgtaaatgtaaaaataatattatttcacccacaaataaatagattaaaaaggATTAGAGTTAATTTCAGGTATGTGGAGTCGGTTCATCTATGTGCAGCCCAAAGAATTTGGACTTACATTGAAGTAGGCAACCATTACCctgaaaaatacaaagaaatccATCAGAGAGATGGTAAAAACATTAAGTGTGTCCAAATTAACTATTTGATACATTCTTAAAAAGTAAGACTGCACTGGTCATCAACAGAAGAATGCTTTGGATAACagacatctgttttttttcttggtgaAGTAAAATGCCATCACAAGATCCAAAACTTTGTCCAGGAGATTGAGTTATCTGTGTCAAAACAAtcaagacaaagaaaaaaatacaaagggTTTACCGCAAGATATGGACTATTGGAAAATCTGAAAAACAGATAAGAATTTGCCAAAAACGTAAAAAAGCCCAGATAGTTCTGGAACAAAATTGTGTAGACAAGTAGGACAAAGATCAACTTGTACCAGGATGGTGAAAAGAAGTGAAATCATATCACCTCATCTTCTGGCATGGGCATGTATGGCTACCAGTGGAGCAGAATACTTCAGAATTCTGAAGTGAACAGGGCTTTATCATCTGCTCAGATTCACCCAGTGAGCAGAACAGTGACCCCAAAGCATACTCTGAAAGCAGAAGATTTAAAACGAGGAATTTGCTTCAATGTCCAAGTCAATCTCATTGACCATGCAAGGCCAAACACTCCAAGAACAAGCATGATCTGAAATATTTAGCTACAGTAAAGTCCTGATTTTGCAACAGCAATGAAGGGACATGGCCTCTGGTGATCTGTTTGGGTTTCAGAATTTAGACAGAtttgcaaccaaatattaaaaatgatcatttaatTCATGGTTATggttgttaatttatttttgtttttttaagtcctACAGCAGAAAgtctacatttttatattatatattgtgttaCACCGTTAAAGTGAACAACTTtgtaaatattcaaaatatatacaaatacatgGATGTCACTGTATTTGAGTTATGTTTAGAAATCAGTACTAGAGGAGTCTAAGGGTTTAAGGGTTTTTAGCTGCAAAAATGTTGAGGAAATAGAAATATTTAGTGATGTGTTCCAGTTGTATGCAGATTATGTGTAGCTTAACATCTTACTTTATAGGGATTAAAGACCTACCATATCTATTAATACTGCTGATTGTAAACCAAACATTTCCAATATAATATAAACCCTTATTATGAGTTCTGACAATTACATCTACGTAATATCTGTCTGCTATTTTATGACTGTCACTTACATTTTTGAAGAATCTTTTACACTATTTATATTGTCTCTTACATCTTTTTACCAGGGCTACCTGAGACATAATGCTGACAGAACATGGACGCTCCTGAGTATTTGGATCTAGATGAGATTGATTTCACTGATGATTTAgctgtaagtaaataaattggGATTGTGTTATAAGTATATTTTGCTGACTATTATACTCACAGTAATTACTATaatatcattataataataacaactcatctacaatattttaaaagagCTAGATTAAAGCTGGGCCTTGTGGGTCTAGATTTCTCTCCAAGggaatttcattaaaatgttttttaaggGGATgatgatcatttaaaaaatgcagaaatagTTGCATTACTCAGGATAATAGAATATGTTTGATACAGTCTGTGCATTATATGACCACATGCAGAGTTCAATCTAGCTATGGCTTATTGGGAACTACATTCACTGACAGAGGAAAAAGTTAACTTTATATTTGACAATATTGTGTCTGAATGATCAGTTACTCaatattaatttcttgtttatagaactgttgtataaaagcaGTATTACATTTCCAGTTGTAGTGTTGAAGTACTGTGTTGTAGAACTGTATAGCTGTGAGTATCTACGGGTGAACCTTCAGTTGAACAGTGCTCTTGCTTATTTGATAttactttactgtatttacAATTTTTTGCACAAGTTGCCAATTACTTTGAtttctgttacagtacacatcGAAGACCATTCCAGAACTTTGCCGGAGAAATGATGGGCCAGCGGAGGAGAGACAAGGTACGACTATAGCAGGTTTCTAAATACATTACAAATCCTAATCTTATGTATATATACCATTCCCATTCTCAAGGGGATGTTgagcattttaaatatatatatatatacataatgtaaaaatgttgtcTGGTAAATTGTGCCTGTGGTCATTATTAATGAAGATGCCATTGCATAGGAAAAGATTTTACACAGTCACTGTGAAGGTGAAGTCAACTGGAAAGAGCCAATTATTGAGCCATAGCAAAGACCTTAACCATTCCATGAAATGGTGCTGTTTATCAGCAAACAGTACTGGGGTGTTTCATGTCCTCAAAGGACACATGAACCGAGCAATTCTGGGACTGTTAGGGAAGAATGTATTCCTGTCAGAAACTGAATCTGGGGAGATAATGAACATTTCAACAACACAACAGCCCCAAACAGCCAATATAACTCAAAAAGCTTTGCATGGCCTCCCTGGAATCCCACTGAAAATGTTTGGAAGAATATAAAGTTGTGAGCCCATCAGGAGGACCCTTGTAATCTTGAGTAATTTAAGACAGTTGGTCAAAAGGAACTTGCCTAAATTGAACCAAAATGTAAATCTACAGTATAACTGCTAATAACAGCTTTGCAGCCAAGAGATAATATTGGTCATTTGTGGTGTCCAAATACCCCACATCAATTTTATATAATTGCTTTTGTATTTATAAGTCCATAGCCAGTGCGTTATTTGTGTAAATTTGAAACTATATGCATAAgaagtatattaaataaaaaaaggaagagtCCGAATACTTACTTTTCTTCTGTGTAGATTTAGATGTGACATAATAATAGTTCTACTAAAATGTAGTTTTTGCCTCTTGCATATGCAAACTCACACGAGTGACACTCACTAATACGTTTACTGTAATCTTTCAGCTCCCGGCATCAACTGGAGTCGAAGTGCCTCCTCACACAGTGGAAGTGGAATCAAACCTACTGGAATTGCTGATGTTTACAGCAAATTCAGACCAGTTAAAAGGGTCTCACCACTTAAGCATCAACCAGAGGTTTTGGACACTGAGGCTGACACTAAAAGCCCTGGGCAAAATGAAGAGGGAAACAATTTCCCTAAAGGGCCCCAAACAAGTGTGAGTCCATGTAATGTTCAGGCACTCAAGTGCAAAAATATTGGTAATGGTGCACTTTTTGGGGAACTGGAGCATTATGACCTGGACATGGATGAAATACTAGATGTGCCTTACATTAAATCCAGCCAACAAATGTCCACCCTCCCCAGAGCAGCCTCAGAAAAGCGATCTTCAGGGAGTAGTGCCACTGATAGATGTGTAGGCCTCAAGGCATCATCTCTCGCTCAAGCTGAGAACCTGAGCAGTGGTACGCAGTTTTGTGTACTTCCACCTGTTAACTGGTCAGACATGAGAAAGTCAAAGTCTATGGATCCAGACTATCTCAGGGCACAGACAGTTGGATATGATCACTCACCAGGCTTGCTGCACCGATCTATATCTGAAGCAGATAAGCTGTTATCAGGCAGACCTTTTCCAGATACACCAACGCACAAGGTTGGCTCGGACACTTCTATCAGTCAGCCTTTGTTCCATGTTCAGGGAGGTTCAGTAGGAAGGGTAGACAACAGCAAGCCTTGGAGCAGTCCGAAAGCATTTGGAGAATGTGATGAAGAAACCAAAAAGTCTCACAGTATAATCAACGTTGTGCGGGAGGGCCAGATCTCTCTCTTGGTGAGTAATGAGTCCCCTGAAAGGTTGAAATGTTGATTTACTTATTTGTGATAAGAAATGATAAATCTGATGTAATCATTGTACGTTCTCAGCCTCATTTTGCGACTGAAAACCTCGAACTCGTTCGAGATGAAGACGGAAACAACCTTCTTCATATCTCTGCTGCACATGGACATGCAGACTGTCTTCAGCACCTAACATCCCTAATGGGAGAAGATTGTCTTAACGAACGCAACAACCAGCAGCTTACTCCAGCTGGTTTTGGAGTCAAAGTGAGCTCAGTAGTTTGTTCTATTTCTGTATTCTTCATTGTAAAACCTTTACTTACTTCTAggttaaataagtaaatgactAACTTGTAGTGTTTTATTTGAATGCAGATATGagaatattttttatactttttttcgTATTTCTGAATAGAATGGTCATCTGGAGTGTGTGCGCTGGATGGTGAGTGAGACGGAGGCCATCGCTGAACTTAGCTGCACGCGGGACCACCCAAGTCTTATCCACTATGCAGCACAATATGGACAGGTAAAGATAAATATTCTAATAAGGCCGGTCAATTTTGTTCTGTCTTCTAGATTGATCACTTTTCAGCTGACTCTTTTATTCAGGAAAGGATCTTGTTGTGGCTACTACAATTTATGCAAGAACAAGCTATTTCACTGGATGAAGTGGATCAGAGTGGGAATAGTGCAGTGCATGTTGCTGCTCAGTATGGTCATCTTGGCTGCCTTcaggtaaatatttatgtttttgtacagttataacatttttaacaaaatcttTGGAAAATTTTGTTTAGCAAAGCATCTTTTCTATGGGCACAGTAAAATTGGAAACAGGACACAGACCTCCCTCGTGCTTTCCTGTTTGTGTGGACTGACCAaaaatttccttttcttttcactaGTCAGCAGGGAGGGGAAGTGTGGAAAAACACAAGGCACAGTATCACAATGAccagaaaactttttttaagaCTTGAGTTTCCAGTCAGCGACAGAGCAGTATTTAGATTCCATAGTGTACAAAGGGGACTATACTTAACTTAGATGTGTATTTCTTAAAATTAACCgtgttatttatttgaattttgtcCTTTTTATACTGTGTTTCCAAAGACGCTGGTGGAATATGGCTCAAATGTTACCGTTCAGAACCAGCAAGGTGAAAGGCCATCTCAGTGTGCTGAGCGACAAGGTCATACAACCTGTGCACGCTACCTGGTGGTTGTGGAGACCTGTATGTCATTGGCTTCACAGGTGGTCAAGCTTACCAAGCAACTCCATGAGTAAGCAGGCAGTAGAAGTATTTGTATATTGATATTCAAAGATAAATAGAAGGTCCTCAACAAATTCACTGTTTACAACATATTCTTTTGCAGACAGACTACAGCAAGAATAGCACTCCAGAGTCAAATGCAGTTGTTATTGCAGTCCCAGGATTCCAATGGAAGACCACGATCACCCAGGTTCGCTCTCTTCTCCTCAAATTATCACAAGGTTTGTCTCATTGTAATGAACAGGTGTATTTACATATAATGTCATCTTAATCACTTCTCTGTTAGTTTGCTTATTCCACCAGCTGAGACCTGGCCTGAGATGACACTTACTGCGGAGGTTACCCCTGGTGATGGACAGTGGGTGCTGAGGCAGAGGCAGGTGGATTCTGAGTCAGTCCTGCGCAAGATCTTGGGAAAAGACATCGCTGAAAGAATAAGCACCAGGGAGAAGCTGTTCCAAGAGGAGGCAGTAGAGGGCGCCAGTGGCACAGACTCTAGGATAGGCCAGGGCATAGGCCCACTACGGAGACCAGGTATGGTGGAAAGGAGGGAACTGAAATTAGCCCGCCTTAGGCAGATCATGCAGCGTTCCCTCAGTGAATCAGACACAGACTCATATCCCCCTGATGAGTCTAAGCAGCCCACAGGCACCCCCAGACAAGAAAGACCAAGCCAGCTTCCCTTAGCAGAGAGTGAGGAACCAGTACAATTAACGAATAAGAAGCATACCTCAGCTGCTGAGCGCAAGTTTTCATTTGCACTCAGGACATCCAAGTCCATGGATGGATATAATCCCTCTCCAACTTCAGACAACAGTGATAATGATCATGAAACAAAAACTGACTTTTCAGGGGAAATAACTGAATTTAACAATGGGCAAAAAGTCACAAGTCCAAAGAGTGCTCTTAAATCGCCATCCTCTCGTAGGAAAACCTCACAAAACCTTAAACTCAGAGTGACTTTTGAAGAGGCACCAGCTGTCCAAAAGACTGGTCAAGCAGGGGATGTTAAAGTGGCTTCTGGTAAAGAAAAGACTTCAGAATCAGGGAAGCGACCCTTTGGAGCATTCCGCTCCATTATGGAAACATTAAGTGGAAATCAGAATGGCAACAACAGTAATGCTCAAGGGACATCTGTTGGTAAGCAATCACCTTCAAGTTCAACACAGAGTCCTTCTGGGAAAAAATCAGATGCTAAGGCCAGTCCAGGGGGTCTGTCAAAATGCAAATCCAAGACCAGCGCTGTTTAAGTGCCTTTTTAAGGGTGCTGTGAGAGCATTGCAGTGCCCTGTTTATCTTGAATAATTTAGTACCTTGAGTGTATTTAGATTAGTCACAAATGACTGACCAAAACACTTTAAAGCTTAAAATTAGAGGTCAGACACTTTTTTTGCAATATAAAACAAACTGTTTTATCATCAgtcactgtatatatgtataacaCATGACTTCACATGCATTCTGCATAGTAAATAGATAAGTGGAGTTGTTAAAAGTATTATTTAACATCACTGTGATTTTGTACAATCGTTATCTCATTTTACAATCATATGTTACTCATAAAAAAAGCATTCCCTGCTCACAGCTGTGTTTTTAAACCCAAATGCAATgcaaactgtaaaaataatagTTTAATGATTAGGTCTTAGTGTTAGAAAATGACATTGAATATTTATGACCACTACATTTTGTCAAGAACAGCACTGCATCACATTAccgaaactttttttttttttttagagtggaCAGTGTTAGATACTGAGCGTTACATACATGCTATGTTGTtggaaaagtttttttaaatttttttttattttaatcaattacagttacatttttttacataaataactctgtttttctgtacttttttccattttaaaacatatttatgaattataatttaaaaaccatgtttgaaagaaaaaaaacattattgcaTCTATTGTAAtcctaaaatgaaaaataaaagcatttaacTGTTAACTGTGTGCCTTCGCAATTTTGTAAATCGTTtgccttttaaaaaaattgaatatCTTCTTTACACACATCTAgggccagttgttcaaaaaATTCAATCTGGTTCAAAATAATCCAGATTTGGCAATCCCATTTTTTCCTATTCAGGATCTGGTAATCCGTCTTACTTTTATGCCAGTTTTTCAAAGAAACATTGGATTGGATCACCCTGATCCAGATATACCATTTTCAAGATTACCAAATCCGGATTACCTGTGCTCTAAATGGGACAACATATCACAACGTGGGCTATCAGCTATGTAAAGAACAGGTAGAAGAGCCAACAAGGGGTCACtgtaagagttttttattttgagacaaaacccaaaaataacaaatctacttccattcataatttcttttatgacccctcatctgagtcataaaagataaatatattttaacaaatacattgtggatattttgaaaacatcttaaaaaattaaaatagctaaatgtccaatagttaacaaaataaagaatgttcagGGTTCTTTTTCATCTGAGGACGAGAGACCAGCTTTTCCAAGCTCTGCTTTTACGAGGTGGATCTGAAGTTTTGTTTTGAAGTTTTGCTtcaataaaagtatatacactaaattatacaaattatttgacccattttaaagttttactacattttcctcCTGGAATCCACCTTGAAATCCTACCCCCTGTTGGGATCAggataatcctgtttttttggatcaaagttatccaaatcctactgacaagttttgaacaacacaaactgaaggtttgatccagattaaaactaggattggatttcagattccttctttcccttttgaACAACCCATTTTCAAGATTTGATCCAATCCGATAACCAAAATCCGATCAGCTTACCTTTGAACAACCGGCCCCTAGTGTTTATATAATCTTATCtctaataatatgtaataaataggAAGTCAAAGACTATGATGAAAATTCtatcaaaaaataattttagtaTAAAATACTACAGGCATATCACGACTACCTTGTTTTCATTCACAAACAATACACTTCAAAACACCAGCTTTATGTTTCCCTCCAGTGAGAAAAGcatctcattttttataaaaaccaATACCTGGGGAGGTTGTGTTTTTGTAAGTGAAGTTAAACTGATGAATTAGCCCTCATTCATTGGACAACAGTTTGAGGCAATATCCAAGGGAGTCATTCGACACCTTTGAGGAGGCAGGCAGTTTAATTGGTGATGGTGTGGGGCTGTGAGGGGAACGTTTAGGCACGGGGCCGACAGCCTGTTGTGTAGCATGAAAATGGAAGAGACAACTGCTTGATTTGACAGGAGGAGTCATATATAGATTTTTGTGTCCATTGTTTTGgcttatttgtgtgtgctttaCTCAGTCAATCAAATATAATTGACACCACTGGGCTCTGTTGTTTCTGGGATGACAGCAGTTAATGCCAGTGGAAAAAAAGGCTGGGTGGAAAGTTCTCCTGGTGAAGGATGGGGAAAGGTTTCGGCCAGCCTTGTGACAAATTTTCACACTTCAACGGCATTAATTGATGTAATGACAGCAATGATGGATACTAATATATGCAACCTTTAAAATGAAACCTAATTATACCTTACCAAATTCATTTTTGCCTGCTGGTTTGAATAAGGATGTGAATTAAATAGCACCAGGGCTTTCTAACAGAATTTACAATCATTTGGAACCAATTTTTAATAactatttataagtaattgAATGACTAAATGCCTAAAGTTTGTCAAATATGATGATGACTGATGACTAAAGAAGAAAACTATACTTAAAACACAGGAGATCATACCTAAGTTTTCCTGATGCACGATGAATTGACTGatctgtattgtttttgtttaattgagTTCTGTGTATTGTGTCTAAGGGGCTCTTTACATTAACTATAATGCTGTTTTAGTCCAGAAGAGGGAAGCACTGCTGTTATATTTCTGCTATTAAACACACAGGAAGAATTTAATGAATATTCTAGACATAATTAGGACTATAACCAatcaaaaaaatctaaatactcattatgtgtttgtacagtcaatgacagatgaagaaaaaaaggtgCCCTATAAGCAGAATTACAAAATTGTTGTAACAGTTTCGAAATCGATATTACATTTGTGTGTAGTCagtaaatttaatataatatagattACTATGGGAAAAAAAGGATTCCATTTAGCtaataattagtatatataaaattgtatttgtattgaaACACGTAACCTCCACATACAGACTAAGTGTGAAAGATCTGAAGTAAAATTATAAgtgaatgatttttttcatcAGGGTGGAAAATTAATCTAGCAGAGAAGACATACTACAGCAACATGTCATTTCTGTAACGTTCTGTCAGTCAGAGGACTGAGTGGACATGTTAATTGGAAAAGTGCCCTCTGACCTGCTCTTATACTTAAACTTACACTGACAAATGACCTCAATCACTCCTGTTCTTACAGTCAGCtccagttttattttttgcacaccTCAGAAGAATGCTTAAAATTAGCGTATTAAACATAATTACTTAAATATtagcattaaataattaattagtattcaaatctaaattaaatacaaatttcCAGCATTTTTGTTACAGTTTCCAGACGGAGTTGTACATAATGGATAAGAAAAATACATGAGATTGTAAAATGACTGagtaaaatgtaactttttcaAAAGGCTTGAGCAGTATTTCTTTTCACATTTAATCCTTTCTTACAGTAAAGCAGGCTAACACTTTAGTATTAAACAAGTGGAATGGAAATCAATGAgaataaacaaatgttgttGCTGCAAGCCTGTTAGATTAATCAGGAAATTGttgggtttgtgtgtagagtatctgtgtgtagatgctgGTGAGCTGGTGATGAGAGTGGAGAGGGGTGTGAGACATTGG
Proteins encoded in this window:
- the LOC113656315 gene encoding synphilin-1, giving the protein MDAPEYLDLDEIDFTDDLAYTSKTIPELCRRNDGPAEERQAPGINWSRSASSHSGSGIKPTGIADVYSKFRPVKRVSPLKHQPEVLDTEADTKSPGQNEEGNNFPKGPQTSVSPCNVQALKCKNIGNGALFGELEHYDLDMDEILDVPYIKSSQQMSTLPRAASEKRSSGSSATDRCVGLKASSLAQAENLSSGTQFCVLPPVNWSDMRKSKSMDPDYLRAQTVGYDHSPGLLHRSISEADKLLSGRPFPDTPTHKVGSDTSISQPLFHVQGGSVGRVDNSKPWSSPKAFGECDEETKKSHSIINVVREGQISLLPHFATENLELVRDEDGNNLLHISAAHGHADCLQHLTSLMGEDCLNERNNQQLTPAGFGVKNGHLECVRWMVSETEAIAELSCTRDHPSLIHYAAQYGQERILLWLLQFMQEQAISLDEVDQSGNSAVHVAAQYGHLGCLQTLVEYGSNVTVQNQQGERPSQCAERQGHTTCARYLVVVETCMSLASQVVKLTKQLHEQTTARIALQSQMQLLLQSQDSNGRPRSPSLLIPPAETWPEMTLTAEVTPGDGQWVLRQRQVDSESVLRKILGKDIAERISTREKLFQEEAVEGASGTDSRIGQGIGPLRRPGMVERRELKLARLRQIMQRSLSESDTDSYPPDESKQPTGTPRQERPSQLPLAESEEPVQLTNKKHTSAAERKFSFALRTSKSMDGYNPSPTSDNSDNDHETKTDFSGEITEFNNGQKVTSPKSALKSPSSRRKTSQNLKLRVTFEEAPAVQKTGQAGDVKVASGKEKTSESGKRPFGAFRSIMETLSGNQNGNNSNAQGTSVGKQSPSSSTQSPSGKKSDAKASPGGLSKCKSKTSAV